A portion of the Fusobacterium nucleatum genome contains these proteins:
- a CDS encoding two-partner secretion domain-containing protein, with amino-acid sequence MFAANLVVDPNSNHNTKLDESANGVPIVNISTPNKNGISINEFSEYNIDEKGQIINNADNIGRSHLGGLINANPNLAPNQAANLVILQVNGSNRSQIEGYLEALSREKIDVILSNENGLYINNSGTINIKNFTATAGKVNLKDGDFIGIDVEKGNIVIGPKGMDGTNANYVEIIAKTLELRGNVVTNDLKVVTGSNSTTSTNNIAIDAKELGGMYANRIRIISTDKGAGVNSDAFIVSKNSKLEITADGKIKVNKVQGKGIDIKGKEYEQKDLAYSDEGISINADKIKLSGTGTQANKQINLNGTVENSTTIYTKEGIKTKGLTNTGIVQAINKIEVEGNLTNNGEILTNKNLTAKDTVSTKKIIAKDGISVGKLENSGKVISNKKLNVDGSLNNSGEIQTLDNINIKENTVNTGDILTNGTLTSKDVKNDKVISVSKDINIGKLENSGKVSTAKKLDINGNLTNLGNIQAVENISVTNNVLNKGTILTNGSFTSKDIKNEKELSANKDISVSKLENSGNVVTNSKININGVLTNTGELKALDSITVSGNTTNNGSILTNKNFVTSDLINNKKLIAKEKIDVKNLKNTGTIASGNKFTINGNFENTNNIETTKLDITGNKLTNNGSIKADNITTNVANITNDGKILSFNNISFSNAQNITNRNEITALKDIEANNTNLVNSGDIASNGKVLLNNSNITNAKKIASSTIEIKDNKKFDNTGEIKGNNVTLTTTNDIDLVGKLHGAQSLTISGKNIINNGETTGTGTTTITASNNFTNNKNLSAQTLTLTATGDVVNNKELNGGKVSITGNNIQNNDLIAAAGDLTLTATNKVDNKSGKTIFAGNKLTVTAKEIKNNKRAELLGTNIELTADKVRNEVGTIKAFNDITIKTDKFENIGEVKDLDKYESYYETWDGKILSESEINDWKRYYSESSRKRSNGSAGDHVRDKQREAYERISNTVVEDKYKSLLFPKYKKLMEGYLGNEGEHREKTGTAKIQDIPLKEKVKSLGETERGKVLAGGNITIEGKNAGNTSEVLNKDSIISAGNTVRINTNKLENIVSIGEKVKVKTGQESMKIKFEHTGRRPRKKVRMEVTYTRDFADDYITKKVPVLDENGKQVYETYEVGDKTRRRKKYETVTEYVGRYAYVTGSPSVIEGKNVVINPSSIVKQEINDANGKINEGKENKVIKEERKVHTGVNKDIKKENIAPNQINVKDELKKYGNVGTDGTIYNGNNGINGQIAGSTKVIDKIIKNGKIDTDASLSSALFIKNISSDSKYIMETRLKYIDQKRFFGSDYFLNRVGYEDKWNRVKRLGDAYYENELIERSVTEKLGTRFLNGKEISAKDLMDNAVEEAKKNGLTVGQPLTKEQIAKLDKDIVWYEYQEVDGIQVLAPKVYLSQNTLKNINTDTRSRITGIENTYVRTGNLENAGLIGGYGNTYVEAKEVNNRTLGNQLAEIRGNKTTIIAQNNINNIGAKISGNENLNLVAINGDIVNKSTVEKIEFNNGEFDRSKFTKIDSVGEIVSNGNMYMLTNNYTSVGAITQAKNLNINVTNDINIKSQEVSGEQKFGKDDSQYNYYGFERNIGSVVKAENLNTTASNLNISGSAVTTKTANLNVDKLNIESKVDKEDEIKKSSYKSFLKSGSKKETIHNEENSAGSLYVENKGTIKGDVNLVGSNLVLGNDSFVGGKVTTDSRELHSSYSLEEKKKGFSGSIGSGGFSVGYGKSESKLKEKDLTNAKSNLVLGDGTTLNKGADITATNLIHGNISINNGDVKFGARKDVKDVETSSKSSGINLSVRIKSQALDRAKQGVDSFKQMKSGDILGSIASSTNTVTGVVSGLASNQGTKLPLSAVNKNNSDDDNDDDQNNQDNTVGKDNLKAAQATNNFYANVGVNLGFNKSSSNSNSHSESGVVTTIKGKNGNSSITYNNVKNIEYIGTQAQNTKFIYNNVENITKKAVELNNYSSSSSRSSGISAGVTIGYGDGTQTSVDAVKFSASKSKMNTNGTNFQNGRFVNVDEVHNNTKNMTLSGFNQEGGTVTGNIRNLTIESKQNTSTTKGSTKGGSLSIAPNGMPSGSANYSKTNGERKYVDNATTFLIGDGSNLKVGKVENTAGAIGTTGNGKLSIDEYVGHNLENVDKSKTVGGSVGISTSGINSIGINYNDRKQEGITKNTVIGNVEIGKSSGAEINKDLASMTEVTKDRKFETNVNIESQTIKYALNPEAFKQDLKKAKNEIEDIGNVIENTVNPPGEDKRNFFKNLRAQRWDTSFYNVTGSRMEELSRQFKAGEIDENQLKEAARDLIKGYGKDIGIDFEVVYLDEETMPKDSKGSTGSSYILDKKNRKVLIPIDVSKIGDINELLGTLTEEVSHGKDALEGRQDKKVAEDKSNDEEGLESLGRPANDYVENKLGEDNNSKIKLSTDGIDLTNADVGEKVGDVNTQDDRNSGYAETLPSQKDELWLNNMHFRLLKFKKGINEFKYVALGTAIRINSMLFNPEDKTIRDFTLGAFSAGAEDLSLNTYKIPKKFQYNTSAYKYGELFGHSTMSAIGILGTIIGSGMEGGGTAAAPATGGLSLIGVPAGVVVQTYSAGLTATSAINSAKAGLDIKAMKSEGGSSSSAETEIYDKKEKDEKLEKIELESREKRPTYRESEKDVYDFLDEKYKNNQNVEVQEQASFKGGEEAKRFGEKGSVRPDDTVIIKTETKNGTVISRESYEVKNYKIENYNNMTSKIAEQAKVRLKELPEGTVQKVVIDARGQKLTAETEIKTINDIVKKSNGIINAENIFFIK; translated from the coding sequence ATATTTGCAGCTAACTTAGTTGTAGATCCTAACTCAAATCATAATACAAAACTTGATGAATCAGCAAATGGAGTACCTATTGTAAACATTTCTACTCCTAATAAAAATGGAATTAGTATAAATGAGTTTAGCGAATATAATATTGATGAAAAGGGACAAATAATAAATAATGCTGATAATATAGGGAGAAGCCATCTTGGTGGATTAATAAATGCCAATCCAAACTTAGCGCCTAATCAAGCAGCAAATTTAGTAATTCTTCAAGTTAATGGTTCTAACCGCTCTCAAATAGAAGGATACTTAGAAGCATTAAGTAGAGAAAAAATTGATGTTATTCTAAGTAATGAAAATGGTCTATATATCAATAATAGTGGAACTATCAATATTAAAAACTTTACTGCAACAGCAGGTAAAGTTAATTTAAAAGATGGAGATTTCATTGGAATAGATGTTGAAAAAGGGAATATAGTTATAGGTCCTAAAGGAATGGATGGAACTAATGCTAACTATGTTGAAATAATAGCAAAGACATTAGAGCTAAGAGGAAATGTAGTAACTAATGATTTAAAAGTGGTTACAGGTTCTAATAGTACAACTTCTACTAATAATATTGCAATAGATGCAAAAGAATTAGGTGGGATGTATGCAAATAGAATAAGAATAATAAGTACAGATAAGGGAGCAGGAGTAAATTCTGATGCTTTTATTGTGTCTAAAAATAGCAAGTTAGAAATAACTGCTGATGGAAAAATAAAGGTAAATAAGGTACAAGGTAAAGGAATTGATATTAAAGGAAAAGAATATGAACAAAAAGATTTAGCATATTCTGATGAAGGAATATCAATAAATGCAGATAAAATTAAATTATCTGGAACAGGAACACAAGCAAATAAACAAATCAATCTAAATGGAACAGTTGAAAATAGTACAACAATATATACAAAAGAAGGAATAAAAACAAAAGGTTTAACTAATACTGGGATAGTACAAGCGATAAATAAGATTGAAGTTGAAGGAAATTTGACAAATAATGGAGAAATTCTAACAAATAAAAATCTTACAGCAAAAGATACCGTATCAACTAAAAAAATAATTGCTAAAGATGGAATTTCAGTAGGTAAATTAGAAAACTCTGGAAAAGTAATATCAAATAAGAAATTGAATGTAGATGGAAGTTTAAATAATAGTGGAGAAATTCAAACATTAGATAATATAAATATAAAAGAAAATACTGTAAACACAGGTGATATTTTAACTAATGGAACTTTAACATCAAAAGATGTTAAAAATGATAAAGTAATAAGTGTAAGTAAAGATATAAATATAGGTAAATTAGAAAATTCTGGGAAAGTTTCAACAGCTAAAAAATTAGATATAAATGGAAATTTAACAAATTTAGGAAATATCCAAGCTGTTGAAAATATTTCTGTAACAAATAATGTTTTAAATAAAGGGACTATCTTAACTAATGGTTCTTTTACTTCAAAAGATATTAAGAATGAAAAGGAATTAAGCGCAAATAAGGATATCTCAGTATCTAAACTTGAAAATAGTGGAAATGTTGTAACTAATAGTAAAATAAATATTAATGGAGTTTTAACTAATACTGGTGAGCTTAAAGCATTGGATAGTATAACAGTTAGTGGAAATACTACAAATAATGGAAGTATTCTAACTAATAAAAATTTTGTAACTTCTGATTTAATTAATAATAAGAAACTAATAGCTAAAGAAAAAATTGATGTAAAGAATTTAAAAAATACTGGAACAATAGCTTCAGGGAATAAATTTACTATCAATGGAAATTTTGAAAATACTAATAATATAGAAACTACAAAACTTGATATAACAGGAAATAAGCTAACTAATAATGGAAGTATTAAGGCTGATAATATTACTACTAATGTAGCTAATATAACTAATGATGGAAAAATATTATCATTTAATAATATTTCTTTTTCTAATGCACAAAATATAACAAACAGAAATGAGATAACAGCACTTAAAGATATTGAAGCAAATAATACAAATCTTGTAAATAGTGGGGATATTGCTTCTAATGGAAAAGTATTGCTTAATAACTCAAATATTACAAATGCTAAAAAAATTGCTTCTAGTACAATAGAAATAAAAGATAATAAGAAATTTGATAATACAGGAGAAATCAAAGGAAATAATGTAACTTTAACAACTACAAATGATATAGATTTAGTTGGTAAATTACATGGCGCTCAAAGTCTAACTATAAGCGGAAAAAATATAATAAATAATGGAGAAACTACTGGAACAGGGACAACTACTATTACTGCTAGTAATAATTTTACTAATAATAAAAATTTATCAGCACAAACACTTACATTAACTGCAACAGGGGATGTTGTAAATAATAAAGAGTTAAATGGTGGAAAAGTAAGTATAACTGGAAATAATATACAAAATAATGATTTAATTGCAGCAGCAGGAGATTTAACATTAACTGCAACTAATAAAGTTGATAATAAATCTGGAAAAACTATTTTTGCTGGAAATAAATTAACTGTTACTGCTAAAGAAATAAAAAATAATAAAAGAGCAGAACTTTTAGGAACTAATATAGAACTAACTGCTGATAAAGTAAGAAATGAAGTTGGAACTATAAAAGCATTTAATGATATTACAATAAAAACAGATAAGTTTGAAAATATAGGTGAAGTAAAAGATTTAGATAAATATGAAAGTTACTATGAAACTTGGGATGGAAAAATACTAAGTGAAAGTGAAATAAATGATTGGAAAAGATATTATTCAGAAAGTTCAAGAAAAAGAAGTAATGGAAGTGCTGGTGATCATGTAAGAGATAAACAAAGAGAAGCATATGAAAGAATATCAAATACCGTAGTAGAAGATAAATATAAGTCTTTACTATTTCCTAAATATAAAAAGTTAATGGAAGGATATCTAGGAAACGAAGGAGAACATAGAGAAAAAACAGGGACTGCAAAAATACAAGACATACCACTAAAAGAAAAAGTGAAAAGTTTAGGAGAAACTGAACGTGGAAAAGTATTAGCTGGTGGAAATATTACAATAGAAGGTAAAAATGCTGGAAACACAAGTGAAGTTCTAAATAAGGATTCTATAATATCAGCAGGAAATACAGTAAGAATAAATACTAATAAACTTGAAAATATTGTAAGTATTGGTGAGAAAGTAAAAGTAAAAACTGGTCAGGAAAGTATGAAGATTAAATTTGAACATACTGGAAGAAGACCTAGGAAAAAAGTAAGAATGGAAGTTACTTACACCAGAGATTTTGCTGATGACTATATAACAAAAAAAGTTCCTGTGCTAGATGAAAATGGGAAACAAGTTTATGAAACATATGAAGTTGGAGATAAAACTAGAAGAAGAAAAAAATATGAAACTGTTACTGAATATGTAGGAAGATATGCTTATGTTACAGGTTCTCCAAGTGTAATAGAAGGAAAAAATGTAGTGATAAATCCTTCAAGCATTGTAAAACAGGAAATAAATGATGCAAATGGTAAAATTAATGAAGGAAAAGAAAATAAAGTAATAAAAGAAGAAAGAAAAGTTCATACAGGTGTAAATAAAGACATAAAGAAAGAAAATATTGCTCCTAATCAAATTAATGTAAAAGATGAACTAAAAAAATATGGGAATGTTGGAACAGATGGTACGATATATAACGGGAATAATGGTATTAATGGTCAAATAGCAGGAAGTACAAAAGTTATAGATAAAATCATAAAAAATGGTAAAATAGATACAGATGCTAGTTTATCAAGCGCTTTATTTATTAAAAATATATCTTCAGATTCAAAATATATAATGGAAACTAGGTTAAAATATATAGACCAAAAAAGGTTTTTTGGAAGTGACTATTTCTTAAATAGAGTAGGTTATGAAGATAAATGGAATAGAGTAAAAAGATTAGGAGATGCCTACTATGAAAATGAACTGATAGAAAGAAGTGTAACAGAAAAACTAGGAACAAGATTTTTAAATGGAAAAGAAATATCAGCAAAAGATTTAATGGATAATGCAGTAGAAGAGGCTAAGAAAAATGGTTTAACAGTTGGACAACCATTAACAAAAGAACAAATAGCTAAACTTGATAAAGATATAGTTTGGTATGAATATCAAGAAGTAGATGGAATACAAGTATTAGCACCAAAAGTATATTTATCGCAAAATACTTTAAAAAATATAAACACTGATACTAGAAGTAGAATAACAGGAATAGAAAATACTTATGTAAGAACAGGTAATTTAGAAAATGCAGGCTTAATAGGTGGATATGGAAACACTTATGTAGAAGCAAAAGAAGTTAATAATAGAACATTAGGCAATCAACTTGCTGAAATAAGAGGTAATAAAACAACAATAATTGCTCAAAATAATATCAATAATATAGGCGCTAAAATATCTGGAAATGAAAACTTAAATTTAGTAGCTATAAATGGAGATATAGTAAATAAGAGTACAGTAGAAAAAATAGAATTTAATAATGGAGAATTTGATAGAAGTAAATTTACTAAAATAGATTCAGTAGGAGAAATAGTATCTAATGGAAATATGTATATGCTTACAAATAACTATACAAGTGTAGGTGCTATAACTCAAGCTAAAAATCTAAATATAAATGTTACTAATGATATCAATATAAAATCACAAGAAGTAAGTGGAGAACAAAAGTTTGGAAAAGATGATAGTCAATATAACTATTATGGATTTGAAAGAAATATAGGCTCAGTAGTTAAAGCAGAAAACTTAAATACAACAGCTAGTAATTTAAATATATCAGGTTCAGCAGTAACAACAAAGACAGCTAACTTAAATGTAGATAAATTAAATATTGAATCAAAAGTAGATAAAGAAGATGAAATAAAAAAATCATCATATAAAAGTTTTCTAAAATCAGGTTCAAAGAAAGAAACTATCCATAATGAAGAAAATTCAGCAGGAAGCCTTTATGTAGAAAATAAAGGAACAATAAAAGGTGATGTAAATCTTGTAGGAAGTAATTTAGTTCTAGGTAATGATAGCTTTGTTGGAGGAAAAGTTACTACTGATTCAAGAGAACTTCATAGTTCATACTCGCTAGAAGAAAAGAAAAAAGGATTCAGTGGAAGTATAGGAAGTGGAGGCTTCTCTGTTGGATATGGAAAATCAGAAAGTAAGTTAAAAGAAAAAGATTTAACAAATGCTAAATCTAATCTAGTATTAGGAGATGGAACAACTCTTAATAAAGGTGCAGATATAACAGCAACAAACTTAATACATGGAAATATTAGTATAAATAATGGAGATGTAAAGTTTGGAGCAAGAAAAGATGTAAAAGATGTAGAAACATCATCAAAGAGCAGTGGAATAAATTTATCAGTAAGAATAAAATCACAAGCATTAGATAGAGCGAAACAAGGAGTAGATTCATTTAAACAAATGAAGTCAGGAGATATACTTGGAAGTATAGCTTCATCAACTAATACAGTAACTGGAGTAGTTAGTGGACTTGCTTCTAATCAAGGAACAAAACTTCCTTTAAGTGCAGTTAATAAAAATAATTCTGATGATGATAATGATGATGATCAAAATAATCAAGATAACACTGTTGGAAAAGATAATCTAAAAGCTGCGCAAGCAACTAATAACTTCTATGCAAATGTAGGAGTGAATTTAGGATTTAATAAGTCAAGTTCAAATTCTAATTCACATAGTGAATCTGGAGTTGTAACAACAATAAAAGGAAAAAATGGAAATTCAAGTATAACTTACAATAATGTAAAGAATATTGAATATATTGGAACACAAGCGCAAAATACTAAATTTATCTATAACAATGTGGAAAATATTACTAAAAAAGCTGTTGAATTAAATAACTATTCTTCATCTAGTAGTAGAAGTAGTGGTATATCAGCTGGTGTTACTATTGGTTATGGTGATGGAACACAAACATCAGTAGATGCAGTTAAATTTTCAGCTTCTAAATCTAAAATGAATACCAATGGAACTAATTTCCAAAATGGTAGATTTGTAAATGTTGATGAAGTACATAACAATACAAAAAATATGACTCTTTCTGGCTTTAACCAAGAAGGTGGAACTGTTACTGGTAATATACGAAATCTAACTATTGAAAGTAAACAAAATACATCTACAACAAAGGGAAGTACAAAAGGTGGAAGTTTAAGTATAGCACCAAATGGAATGCCATCAGGAAGTGCAAACTATTCTAAAACTAATGGAGAAAGAAAATATGTAGATAATGCAACAACATTTTTAATAGGAGATGGAAGTAATCTAAAGGTAGGTAAAGTAGAAAATACAGCAGGAGCGATAGGAACAACTGGAAATGGAAAACTATCAATAGATGAATATGTGGGACATAACTTAGAAAATGTAGATAAATCAAAAACAGTAGGTGGTTCAGTAGGAATATCAACTTCTGGAATAAATAGCATAGGTATAAATTACAATGATAGAAAGCAAGAGGGAATAACAAAGAATACTGTAATAGGAAATGTAGAAATAGGAAAATCTTCTGGCGCTGAAATCAATAAAGATTTAGCTTCTATGACAGAAGTAACAAAAGATAGAAAATTTGAAACTAATGTCAATATTGAATCTCAAACTATTAAATATGCTTTAAATCCAGAAGCCTTTAAACAAGATTTAAAAAAGGCTAAAAATGAAATTGAAGATATAGGAAATGTAATAGAAAATACTGTAAATCCACCAGGAGAAGATAAGAGGAATTTCTTTAAAAATCTAAGAGCGCAAAGATGGGATACAAGTTTCTACAATGTAACAGGCTCAAGAATGGAAGAGCTAAGTAGACAATTTAAAGCAGGAGAAATAGATGAAAATCAATTAAAAGAAGCAGCAAGAGATTTAATAAAAGGTTATGGAAAAGATATAGGAATAGACTTTGAAGTAGTATACTTAGATGAAGAAACTATGCCAAAAGATTCAAAAGGAAGTACAGGTTCATCTTATATACTAGATAAGAAAAATAGAAAAGTCTTAATACCAATAGATGTAAGTAAAATAGGAGATATAAATGAGCTATTGGGAACATTAACAGAAGAAGTATCCCATGGAAAAGATGCTTTAGAAGGAAGACAAGATAAGAAAGTAGCAGAAGATAAGTCAAATGATGAAGAAGGACTAGAAAGTTTAGGAAGACCAGCAAATGATTATGTAGAGAATAAGCTAGGAGAAGATAATAATAGTAAGATAAAATTATCAACAGATGGAATAGATTTAACTAATGCTGATGTTGGAGAAAAAGTTGGGGATGTAAATACACAAGATGATAGAAATAGTGGTTATGCTGAAACCTTACCATCACAAAAAGATGAATTATGGCTTAATAATATGCATTTTAGATTATTAAAGTTTAAGAAAGGTATTAATGAATTTAAATATGTAGCTTTGGGAACTGCTATAAGAATTAACTCAATGCTTTTTAATCCAGAAGATAAAACTATAAGAGATTTTACATTAGGAGCATTTTCAGCAGGTGCTGAAGATTTATCATTGAATACATATAAAATTCCTAAAAAATTTCAATATAATACTTCAGCATATAAGTATGGAGAACTTTTTGGACATTCAACAATGTCAGCAATAGGAATTTTAGGAACTATAATAGGGTCTGGAATGGAAGGAGGAGGTACTGCGGCTGCACCAGCAACTGGAGGACTTTCTCTTATAGGAGTTCCAGCAGGAGTTGTAGTACAAACTTATTCAGCTGGATTAACAGCAACATCAGCTATTAATTCAGCTAAAGCAGGTTTAGATATAAAAGCTATGAAAAGTGAAGGTGGTTCTTCAAGTTCTGCAGAAACAGAAATCTATGATAAAAAAGAAAAAGACGAAAAATTAGAAAAAATAGAGCTAGAATCAAGAGAAAAAAGACCAACTTATAGAGAATCAGAAAAAGATGTTTATGATTTTCTTGATGAAAAATATAAGAATAATCAAAATGTAGAGGTACAAGAACAAGCTTCATTTAAAGGAGGTGAGGAAGCAAAACGCTTTGGAGAAAAAGGTTCAGTGAGACCAGATGATACAGTAATTATTAAAACAGAGACAAAAAATGGAACCGTTATTAGCAGAGAGAGTTACGAAGTAAAAAATTATAAAATAGAAAATTATAATAATATGACTTCAAAAATAGCAGAACAAGCTAAAGTAAGATTAAAAGAACTTCCAGAAGGAACAGTTCAAAAGGTTGTTATAGATGCAAGAGGACAGAAATTAACAGCAGAAACAGAAATTAAAACAATAAATGATATAGTTAAAAAATCAAATGGAATAATAAATGCAGAAAATATATTCTTTATAAAATAG
- a CDS encoding metal ABC transporter solute-binding protein, Zn/Mn family: MKRIIFIVFLIFNTFLLGQEKLKVGITLLPYYSFVANIVKDKAEVIPIVKAESFDSHTYQPKVEDIERASKVDVVVVNGIGHDEFIYKILDAVDKNKRPVIINANKDVPLMPVAGTLNDEKIMDSHTFISITAAIQQVHNITKELVKLDPKNKDFYLANSREYVKKLRKLKTDALKEVQNVNGEDVKVATFLGGYNYLLAEFGIDVKAVLEPTHGSQISMSSLQKIIEKIKKDKVDIIFGEKNYSDEYVTIIKNETGIEVRKLEHLTTGAYTADSFEKFIKVDLDEVVSAIKYVKSKNKSKK; encoded by the coding sequence ATGAAAAGAATAATATTTATAGTATTTTTAATATTTAATACCTTCTTACTAGGGCAAGAAAAACTAAAAGTTGGCATAACTTTGTTACCTTATTATAGCTTTGTTGCTAATATAGTAAAAGATAAAGCAGAAGTTATACCAATAGTAAAGGCAGAATCTTTTGATTCTCATACATATCAACCCAAGGTTGAAGATATAGAAAGAGCTTCAAAAGTAGATGTAGTTGTAGTGAATGGGATAGGACATGATGAGTTTATTTATAAGATTTTAGATGCAGTTGATAAAAATAAGAGACCAGTTATTATAAATGCAAATAAAGATGTTCCACTTATGCCAGTAGCAGGAACATTGAATGATGAAAAAATAATGGATTCTCATACATTTATATCTATAACTGCTGCAATTCAACAGGTGCATAATATAACAAAAGAATTGGTAAAGTTAGATCCTAAGAACAAAGATTTCTATTTAGCTAATTCAAGAGAATATGTAAAGAAGTTAAGAAAATTAAAAACAGATGCTTTAAAAGAAGTTCAAAATGTGAATGGAGAAGATGTTAAAGTTGCCACTTTCTTAGGAGGTTATAACTATCTATTAGCAGAATTTGGAATAGATGTTAAAGCAGTTTTAGAGCCAACACATGGTTCACAAATAAGTATGTCTTCATTACAAAAGATAATTGAAAAAATAAAAAAAGATAAGGTAGATATAATTTTTGGAGAAAAAAATTATAGTGATGAATATGTAACAATTATTAAAAATGAAACAGGAATAGAAGTTAGAAAGTTAGAACATTTAACAACAGGAGCTTATACAGCTGATAGTTTTGAAAAATTTATTAAAGTGGATTTAGATGAAGTTGTAAGTGCAATTAAATATGTTAAGAGCAAAAATAAAAGTAAAAAATAA
- a CDS encoding DUF6162 family protein, with the protein MIKINTYIVKPLSSKKENIFLILAFFILIFVAAIALKIRQRTEYKIDTKEDEIVSYEVLNNIELGIYSDIKNSLVDISQLRDEQNSLPSLDLLAEEEIPPYFKDITWEQRGAVEWTAFKHDGEDYFIGKGNGKVGTFLVKFNNENMDESDIFYMKETPSFNDIEKNFEKYEHIAKKIVPFTGNDERRKLTGE; encoded by the coding sequence GTGATAAAAATTAATACTTATATTGTAAAACCACTTAGCTCCAAAAAGGAAAATATCTTTCTTATTTTGGCTTTTTTTATTTTAATATTTGTGGCAGCTATTGCTTTAAAAATTAGACAAAGAACTGAATATAAAATAGATACAAAAGAAGACGAAATAGTTTCTTATGAAGTTTTAAATAATATAGAGTTAGGAATATATTCTGATATTAAAAATTCTTTAGTAGATATTTCTCAATTAAGAGATGAACAAAATTCTTTACCTAGTTTAGATTTGTTAGCTGAGGAGGAAATTCCACCTTACTTTAAAGATATCACTTGGGAACAAAGAGGAGCAGTGGAATGGACTGCCTTTAAACATGATGGTGAAGACTATTTCATAGGAAAAGGTAATGGAAAAGTTGGGACTTTCTTAGTAAAATTTAATAATGAAAATATGGATGAAAGTGATATTTTCTATATGAAAGAAACACCTAGTTTTAATGATATAGAAAAGAATTTTGAAAAATATGAACATATTGCTAAAAAGATAGTTCCATTTACAGGTAATGATGAAAGAAGAAAACTCACTGGTGAATAA
- a CDS encoding DUF4304 domain-containing protein — protein MEELSTKEFNEIYKKYFKEYFDKPLKKDGYYKKGTITFYKINKLMMIEVINFQRHYDRLTVNFGVSPLWCGALKGAMTIGGRINKFSKEKSHWRYQWWNIRNEEEIKNSMIEILELIQTGLYKWFTEKDNKENIMESLKEAYFDKINEYMFLATAMAKFKRYDEILLYIEKVKEEYNKFNEEKKNWEWVQKLFNEILLLEEKVREGNKAVDKYIVEREKQSLIEMGLEKLIKN, from the coding sequence ATGGAAGAATTATCAACAAAGGAATTTAATGAAATTTATAAAAAGTATTTTAAGGAATATTTTGACAAGCCATTAAAAAAAGATGGATACTATAAAAAAGGAACTATCACATTTTATAAAATAAACAAACTAATGATGATAGAAGTGATAAATTTTCAGAGACACTATGATAGATTGACAGTAAATTTTGGGGTATCTCCATTATGGTGTGGAGCATTAAAAGGAGCAATGACTATAGGAGGAAGAATTAATAAATTTTCAAAAGAGAAATCTCATTGGAGATATCAATGGTGGAATATAAGAAACGAAGAGGAAATAAAAAATAGTATGATAGAAATACTAGAATTAATTCAAACTGGTTTATATAAATGGTTTACTGAAAAGGATAATAAAGAAAATATAATGGAAAGTTTAAAAGAAGCATATTTTGATAAAATAAACGAATATATGTTTTTAGCAACAGCAATGGCAAAGTTTAAAAGATATGATGAAATATTACTATATATTGAAAAAGTGAAGGAAGAGTATAATAAATTTAATGAAGAGAAGAAAAATTGGGAATGGGTTCAAAAATTATTTAATGAAATATTATTACTTGAAGAGAAAGTAAGAGAAGGAAATAAAGCAGTGGATAAATATATAGTTGAAAGAGAGAAGCAATCTTTAATAGAAATGGGATTAGAAAAATTAATTAAAAATTAA